The following is a genomic window from Perognathus longimembris pacificus isolate PPM17 chromosome 20, ASM2315922v1, whole genome shotgun sequence.
CCGCCTCTCTTCGATGCTGCCTTCCCCGCTCCGCAGTGGGGCATCGTCGACCTGTCTGGGCACCAGCACCTGTTCGGGAGCCTGAAGCGAGGCACGCCGGCAGCTGGACCCGGCGGGGCTCCGGGGCTGGGCAGCCCCGCGGGGGCTCCGGGTCCACTGCCGGCCACCTCGCAGGCCCCAGTGGGCGCAGGGGTGGGGGGCGTCAACGACCCTAAGGATGACAAGGGCTACTTCCGGCGGCTGAAGTACCTGATGGAGCGGCGCTTCCCGTGCGGTGTGTGCCAGAAGTCCTTCAAGCAGTCCTCGCACCTGGTGCAGCACATGCTGGTGCACTCGGGCGAGCGGCCCTACGAGTGCGGGGTCTGCGGCCGCACCTACAACCATGTGTCCAGCCTCATCCGCCACCGGCGCTGCCACAAGGacgcgccgcccgcgcccggggCCCCACCCGGCCCGGCACCTCAGCCCCCACCGCCACAGCCCCCCGGTCCGCCGCCACCAGGCCTGGCTGCACCTGCCGCTGCCACTGCAACCCCCTCCGTCCCCGCCGCAGCCCCTGCGTCCGCTGATGGCACCTCCGGCctggccgccccgccgcccctgcccccgcccggtGCCGGCGGAGAGGGCCCCTTCGCCTGCCCGCTGTGCTGGAAGGTGTTCAAGAAGCCTAGCCACCTGCACCAGCACCAGATCATCCACACCGGCGAGAAGCCCTTCTCCTGCTCGGCCTGCGGGAAGAGCTTCAACCGCCGCGAGAGCCTCAAGCGCCACGTGAAGACCCACTCGGCCGACCTGCTGCGCCTGCCCTGCGGCGTCTGCGGCAAGGCCTTCCGCGACGCGGCCTACCTGCTCAAGCACCAGGCGGCGCACGCGGCGGGCGCGCGGCCCGCCTTCCCCTGCGACCTGTGCGGGAAGTCCTACTCCGCGCCTCAGAGCCTGCTGCGGCACAAAGCGGCGCACGCGGCGGCATCCGACGGCGCCAAGGACGCGGCCCCGGCCGCCCCACCGCCGCCCACCACCTTCCCCCCGGGCCCCTACCTGCTGCCCCCCGACCCTCCCGCCAACGACAGTGACAaggcggcggcggctgcagcgGCCGCGGTGGTGTACGGTGCCATGCCCATGCCGCTGCTGGGCGCACACCCACTGCTGctcggcggggccgggccgggcagcgcGGGCGCCAGCGGAGCGGGTCCTGGCGGCCCTGGGAAGACCTTCTGCTGCGGCATCTGCGGGCGCGGCTTTGGGCGCCGCGAGACGCTGAAGCGCCACGAGCGCATCCACACCGGCGAGAAGCCGCACCAGTGCCCCGTGTGCGGGAAGCGCTTCCGTGAGTCCTTCCACTTGAGCAAGCACCACGTGGTGCACACGCGGGAGCGGCCCTACAAGTGCGAGCTGTGCGGCAAGGTATTCGGCTACCCGCAGAGTCTCACGCGCCACCGCCAGGTGCACCGCCTGCAGCTGCCCTGCGCCCTGGCCGGCACCCAGGCAGGGCCCGGGGCTTGCGGGTCAGGAACATCTGCCTCAGCCGCCGCGCCCGCCGAGGGTCTGAGCTACGCCTGCTCGGACTGCGGCGAGCACTTCCCAGACCTGTTCCACGTGATGAGCCACAAGGAGGCACACATGCCTGAGAAGCCATACGGCTGCGACTCCTGCGGCAAGACCTTCGGCTTCATTGAGAACCTCATGTGGCACAAGCTGGTGCACCAGGCGGCCCCTGAGCGCCTGCTGGCGCCCGCGCCAGGAGGCCCCCAGGCCACAGATGGCCCCACCAGTGGCACCGATGCGGGCAGCGCCCTGGACCACGGGCTGGCTGGGGAGGTAGGAGCAGCGGTGGCGGCACTGGCGGGCGCCCCGGGGGCCGAGGATGTGAGCGGGCCGGCAGCTACGGCGGGCGGGGCCGGTGGCACGGGCACTGAGCGCTTCAGCTGTGCCACGTGCGGGCAGAGCTTCAAGCACTTCCTGGGCCTGGTCACGCACAAGTACGTGCACCTGGTGCGCCGGACGCTGGGCTGCGGCCTCTGCGGGCAGAGCTTCGCCGGAGCCTATGACCTGCTCCTGCACCGCCGCAGCCACCGGCAGAAGCGTGGCTTCCGCTGCCCGGTATGCGGGAAGCGCTTCTGGGAGGCTGCGCTGCTAATGCGCCACCAGCGTTGCCACACGGAGCAGCGGCCTTACCGGTGTGGTGTGTGCGGCCGCGGCTTCCTGCGCTCCTGGTACCTGCGACAGCACCGCGTGGTGCACACCGGCGAGCGCGCCTTCAAGTGTGGCGTCTGTGCCAAGCGTTTCGCGCAGTCGTCCAGCCTGGCAGAGCACCGGAGGCTGCACGCTGTGGCCCGGCCGCAGCGGTGCGGCGCCTGCGGGAAGACCTTCCGCTACCGCTCCAACCTGTTGGAGCACCAGCGGCTGCACCTGGGTGAGCGTGCCTACCGCTGTGAGCACTGCGGCAAGGGCTTCTTCTACCTGAGCTCCGTGCTGCGCCACCAGCGCGCCCACGAGCCGCCACGGCCCGAGCTGCGCTGTCCTGCCTGCCTCAAGGCCTTCAAGGACCCTGGCTACTTCCGCAAGCACCTGGCAGCCCACCAGGGTGGCAGGCCGTTCCGCTGCTCCTCCTGCGGGGAGGGCTTTGCCAACACCTATGGCCTGAAGAAGCACCGCCTGGTGCACAAGGCCGAGGGCCTCtctggggctggggccggggccggggccgccaccTTGCCTGGGAAGGATCCCTGACTGGGGCTTCGGCGCATTGCCTCTGTCCAGTGCCCCTGTGGACCCTCTGCACCTGGCTGCAGATTGCAccagccccctcctcctgccaTCCCTCCAATGAACTCGAGACCCAGCCTCTCAGCCCTGgacctccctgcccctcccataTCCCAGCAGATgcgcctcgagccctgtgcccaCCCCTCTTATACCCTTGCTGGCCGCCACGGGGTTCTCTCCCCATCCAAATCTGCTCCAGGTGAGTCTCAGCTGCCCCCTCCTCATGAAATCCGGCCAAAAGGTACAAAACGCGGTGAGGAGCCTGGTGGGGGGGAGTCTGGGTACTCTTGGATTGGGGTGGGTGTGGGTTGCAGACGAGGCTTGTACAGAGCAGAAAACAATAAATCTTATAAACATGGCTGCTGGAGAATATTGCTGCGTCCTGGGGAGGGTGTCACAGAACACAGGAGCTCCGGCCAGACTGGCAGCCTTTCTGTCCTTCAGCTCACCAGCTCTAGGGAATCCCAAACACTCACCCAACCACCTGGGTGCTGGGGAAGTGGTTGAATGAATGGGATGCACAGAGCCCCTGTGGCTGCATTGAGATCCCATGCAGCTCACCCCTGCCAGGACAGATTCCACGTGAAGCTGGTTTTTCCCATTCAGAATGACCTCCAAAGATGTGTGTCAAGGCCATGGTAGAATGGGAACTGGGTGAGGGGCACTGCCCGAGCTGCATTGGTGTGCCTCACATGCTACCATGTTCTAATTTGGAAGACTCACCATGAAGCAGACTTGTGCCAAGCTCCACAGCTCCAGGGACTCAAAGCAAGGCTGAATTGAAGCATCACAGAACAAGGGGCATGGACAGGGGTGAGGGGTAAAGTGGAGATACCCTTGAGAGGGGGTGAGGGCTAGAAAAGCTTGGGGGAGCAGGCAACACTTGAGCAATGACAAAAGCCATAGGAGTGGAAAAACCATCCCAAACAAGTAAAAGTTCTCCCTGGGTCTACTGCCACTGCAGAGAGTTTCTAAGTAGATTACAGTTGGAGATTGAAGTATGTACTGCTGGGTCCTGAAGGGTCTTGAGCTCCAAACTAGAGCTTGGAAGAGTTTGAAGGCTAATGGTTGGAAACTGGCAGCTGCCAGGCAAGCTAAGTACAACTcagcacgtgtgtgcgtgcatgagaGTGTACATTCACCATTGAGCTTCCGTCGGCATTCTGTTTTCAGGGCTGAGGGAGAATGTGGGGCAGTGATGAGGCTCCATGTGGAAGAAGAGATCAGGTGCCCACAGTTGGGATGGCTAATAGCTGTCTCTGCAAGGTGGATGATGATGAAAAGAAGCCTTCCCATTCCACAAATACTGAACTGCTTTGACAGGGAAATGGACCAGGGGATGGATGGGGAATAGGGCTCAAGGGTCCAACCAGTTGTTCAGCTTGGGCAGTAGTGCTGGTGAGAAGTGGGATGAGTTGTTTTTAGTCACAAGCCGTTTGGGTGGTCTCGGGAGCAGTGGGTGCATGACAATGCTAGAAGCTGGTCCATTGAGCAAATGTGGGGGCCTGTCACTCCTCAGCAATCACACCAGTCACAGGGATCCTGACACAGCCAAAACATCCACTGCCCTCCAACAACTTGGAGAAAGGTGCAATACAACTTGCGTGTCCATCCCCCACCTCCCAAGGCAGGAAGCCAGGAGGCTCCTGCGTACAAGACAGACAGAGAAGCCTTCTGAAAAGCCATTTAATCCAAACAGATCTGTGTTTCTCACCTACTACCCTCAAGTCCTCCCTCTATTCTGCACCTAGCCCACCAGGCTGCAGCCAGCCCATCCTAGGGCTACTTCTGACCCAGCAGGGGAAACAGCGGCACCTGAGGCTGTGAGCTCCAAGCTCTTGAAAAGGGGTTGGACACTAGGTGGGCTTTGCAATTCTGTTCTTAGGTGCCTCCCAAGAGGCCTCGGGTGGCAGTAAGGATCTTGAGGCCGAGTGCGCTCAGCTGTGACTTGGGTACCCTCTGGCTCTGGCTTTGAGGTGATGGAGATACCAGAGTGTTTACCAGAGACGTGGTAGGCCTCTAATGCCggcctggcggggcgggggggggggtaatcAGTGCAATCCAGTGAGATAGGCCTACCCTAGGGCCCCAGGATCACCCAAGGTTCTGAGATGAAGGTCTGGACCAGGACATGATGCTGACCTCCGGTGATCCTCTCCCCTTGCTGCCCCTCCACAATGATGGGGCCCTGTTAGGCTGTCCTGCTCAAGGACAACCTTAGGTGGTTACCCAAGAGGACAGAAGAAGGGTAGTGAGACATGGCCATGTTCCCCCGCATCTGTGGGCCgaatccctcccttcctctgagtCACCGATAGAGCGTAGGTGTCGGCTTGTACAGGGCCAGGTTCTGTCCTTGCGCTCTCCAGCACAGGCTGGCCAACATGTCCTGCCCGGCCTCGGTTTGCCCATCGCCATCCCCTGAAATCTTCCTGCTGCTTCCTGACTCAACTTCCCCCGCCGGTTCTGCTCTCGCGGCCTCGGGGTCTCCTTGCACCTCGTGGTCTCTCCCCAGGATTCTCCCGGGGGTCCCCGCGCCCCGGAGCCTGTGGAGGTGCGTGCGCTGGTGCTTGCGGAAGTTGGAGGAGTTGTTGAAGGCGCGGCTGCAGAGCGAGCAGCGGAACGGGCGCTCGCCGGTGTGGATGCGGACATGGCCGCTCAGCACCGAGGATTGTGTGAAGCCCTTGCCACACACGCTGCAGTGGTAGGGCCGCTCGCCGGTGTGCACCCGCTCGTGGTCCCGCATGTCGGAGGAGCGGCGGAAGGGCTTGGCGCAGAACCGGCAGGCGAACGGCTTCCCCGCCGCGGCCACGCCCGAGGCCGCCGCGGGCACCACCTCCGGCCTCGCCAGGGCTGCCCCGGAGCCGGGCTCGagggccgccgccgcccgcggggCCCTGCCGGGAGCGCCGGGCTCCACCCCATGCCGACGCTGGTGCAGCAGCAGGGGCGCCATGGCCTTGAAGGCGCGCGGGCAGCGCGGGCACCGGTAGGGCCGCTCCCCGGTGTGCAGGCTGTAGTGGGCGCGGAGGCTGGCGGGCCCCGGGCAGCGTTGCCCGCACACGTGGCAGCGGCTCGGGTCCCCACCCCGCTCGGCGTCCAGGTGGCCGTGTTCGTGGAACAGCAGCTCCGACACCAGCCGGAAAGCAGCCGGGCACAAGGCACAGTGGAAGGAGCCGGGCTCCGGGGGCCCGGGCACCAGCGCGGAGTCTGTGACTTTCACCACCTGGATCTCGATGAGGTTATTCGGGGGTGAGGCTGGGCGGCTGTCCCCGGACTCCGAGGCctgcagagggagagaggggggcttGTGACTTGGCCTGAAgacccctgccctgcctccacTTGCTAAACCTCCGctccagtcctagctactcaggaggatgagatccaaggattgcagttcgagGTTAGCACAAGCAGGAAACTGTGTGAGACTCGTCc
Proteins encoded in this region:
- the Znf865 gene encoding zinc finger protein 865, with the translated sequence MEANPAAGGGPGGLAGEDGVHFQSYPFDFLEFLNHQRFEPLELYGEHGKAATLPCAGAPGPPPAPPPPAPPPQYDYPGPASFKPKAEAASSSSASSTSSSSSSSSSSQAKKQDPPPPPAFGAPPPPLFDAAFPAPQWGIVDLSGHQHLFGSLKRGTPAAGPGGAPGLGSPAGAPGPLPATSQAPVGAGVGGVNDPKDDKGYFRRLKYLMERRFPCGVCQKSFKQSSHLVQHMLVHSGERPYECGVCGRTYNHVSSLIRHRRCHKDAPPAPGAPPGPAPQPPPPQPPGPPPPGLAAPAAATATPSVPAAAPASADGTSGLAAPPPLPPPGAGGEGPFACPLCWKVFKKPSHLHQHQIIHTGEKPFSCSACGKSFNRRESLKRHVKTHSADLLRLPCGVCGKAFRDAAYLLKHQAAHAAGARPAFPCDLCGKSYSAPQSLLRHKAAHAAASDGAKDAAPAAPPPPTTFPPGPYLLPPDPPANDSDKAAAAAAAAVVYGAMPMPLLGAHPLLLGGAGPGSAGASGAGPGGPGKTFCCGICGRGFGRRETLKRHERIHTGEKPHQCPVCGKRFRESFHLSKHHVVHTRERPYKCELCGKVFGYPQSLTRHRQVHRLQLPCALAGTQAGPGACGSGTSASAAAPAEGLSYACSDCGEHFPDLFHVMSHKEAHMPEKPYGCDSCGKTFGFIENLMWHKLVHQAAPERLLAPAPGGPQATDGPTSGTDAGSALDHGLAGEVGAAVAALAGAPGAEDVSGPAATAGGAGGTGTERFSCATCGQSFKHFLGLVTHKYVHLVRRTLGCGLCGQSFAGAYDLLLHRRSHRQKRGFRCPVCGKRFWEAALLMRHQRCHTEQRPYRCGVCGRGFLRSWYLRQHRVVHTGERAFKCGVCAKRFAQSSSLAEHRRLHAVARPQRCGACGKTFRYRSNLLEHQRLHLGERAYRCEHCGKGFFYLSSVLRHQRAHEPPRPELRCPACLKAFKDPGYFRKHLAAHQGGRPFRCSSCGEGFANTYGLKKHRLVHKAEGLSGAGAGAGAATLPGKDP
- the Znf784 gene encoding zinc finger protein 784, with the protein product MGLGHKMAAACPDPPIPSSSTPESASPEPLDLASESGDSRPASPPNNLIEIQVVKVTDSALVPGPPEPGSFHCALCPAAFRLVSELLFHEHGHLDAERGGDPSRCHVCGQRCPGPASLRAHYSLHTGERPYRCPRCPRAFKAMAPLLLHQRRHGVEPGAPGRAPRAAAALEPGSGAALARPEVVPAAASGVAAAGKPFACRFCAKPFRRSSDMRDHERVHTGERPYHCSVCGKGFTQSSVLSGHVRIHTGERPFRCSLCSRAFNNSSNFRKHQRTHLHRLRGAGTPGRILGRDHEVQGDPEAARAEPAGEVESGSSRKISGDGDGQTEAGQDMLASLCWRAQGQNLALYKPTPTLYR